One window of the Rhizorhabdus dicambivorans genome contains the following:
- the secF gene encoding protein translocase subunit SecF, with amino-acid sequence MRLLKLVPDHTNIGFVRIRFICFLVTALLTLAALGATATRGLNLGVDFVGGLMIEAQFPEAPPLDRMRSTIDGLGVGTSSLQQFGDPRTVSIRLPVEEGADQGATNAVVGKVSAALKEQFPGVRFTRTDTVSGKVSGELIRNGVLAVVLAVLGIAIFSWLRYEWQFGVSTFVAIVHDVIMTLGFFAVTQMEFDLNIVAAVLTIVGYSINDKMVIDDRIRENMRKFRQMDMKALIDLSVNETLPRTVMTSITVGLALLSLLLFGGHVLRGFSAAMLLGVVVGTYSSIYVSSSLLISLGLEPAKFGERAKTARPEAERIGPKS; translated from the coding sequence ATGCGCCTGCTGAAACTCGTTCCCGACCATACCAATATCGGTTTCGTCCGGATCCGCTTCATCTGCTTCCTGGTGACCGCGCTGCTCACGCTCGCGGCGCTGGGCGCCACGGCGACCCGCGGCCTCAATCTCGGCGTCGATTTCGTCGGCGGCCTGATGATCGAGGCGCAGTTCCCCGAGGCGCCGCCGCTCGACAGGATGCGCAGCACCATCGACGGGCTCGGCGTGGGCACCAGCTCGCTCCAGCAGTTCGGCGATCCCCGCACCGTTTCGATCCGCCTGCCGGTCGAGGAAGGCGCGGACCAGGGCGCCACCAACGCGGTGGTCGGCAAGGTCTCGGCGGCGCTCAAGGAGCAGTTTCCGGGCGTCCGCTTCACCCGCACCGACACTGTCTCGGGCAAGGTCTCGGGCGAACTGATCCGCAACGGCGTGCTGGCGGTGGTCCTCGCGGTGCTCGGCATCGCGATCTTCTCCTGGCTGCGCTACGAATGGCAGTTCGGCGTCTCCACCTTCGTCGCGATCGTCCACGACGTGATCATGACGCTGGGCTTCTTCGCGGTCACCCAGATGGAGTTCGACCTGAACATCGTCGCCGCGGTGCTGACGATCGTTGGCTACTCGATCAACGACAAGATGGTGATCGACGACCGTATCCGGGAGAATATGCGCAAATTCCGGCAGATGGACATGAAGGCGCTGATCGACCTCTCGGTCAACGAGACGCTGCCGCGCACCGTCATGACCTCGATCACCGTCGGCCTGGCGCTGCTGTCGCTGCTGCTGTTCGGCGGCCATGTGCTGCGCGGCTTCTCGGCGGCGATGCTGCTTGGCGTCGTGGTCGGCACCTATTCGTCGATCTACGTCTCCTCGTCGCTGCTGATCAGCCTCGGCCTCGAGCCGGCCAAGTTCGGGGAGAGGGCCAAGACCGCCCGTCCCGAGGCCGAACGGATCGGCCCAAAGAGCTAG
- a CDS encoding MTH938/NDUFAF3 family protein — MVSFDREEAPAGPVIRGFAGNAFRIQDRIVPGGLWLTPDDARDWTPPALEALTADHLAGLLSIQPPPEFLLLGTGPSMRRPSPAFAAAVEALGFGIEPMDSRTAARAWNVLRGEDRWIVAALMPL; from the coding sequence ATGGTCAGCTTTGACCGGGAGGAGGCGCCGGCCGGCCCGGTGATCCGCGGTTTCGCCGGCAACGCCTTCCGCATCCAGGACCGGATCGTCCCCGGCGGCCTCTGGCTGACCCCGGACGATGCCCGCGACTGGACGCCGCCCGCGCTGGAGGCGCTTACCGCCGACCATCTCGCCGGGCTGCTGTCGATTCAGCCGCCGCCCGAATTCCTGCTGCTCGGCACCGGCCCGTCGATGCGCCGCCCCTCCCCCGCCTTCGCAGCGGCGGTCGAGGCGCTGGGCTTCGGGATCGAACCGATGGACAGCCGCACCGCCGCCCGCGCCTGGAACGTGCTGCGCGGCGAGGACCGCTGGATCGTCGCCGCGCTGATGCCGCTGTAA
- a CDS encoding glycosyltransferase, which translates to MLRVLTLSTLYPDRTRPGFGAFVERQTARLAAHSDIELKVAAGFAVPALGLGRFHPRYRDLIALPAREEWNGIDVLRVPFATLPMLGGRINPWSLERGLVPVLDRLRGEFAFDVIDAEFFYPDGPAAVALGRRYGVPVSIKARGSDIHLWGAIPACRAKIVNAGRAADGLLAVSAALRDDMIGLGLPGEKISVHHTGVDQGMFRPQDRAAAKAALSVEGPLVACIGNLIPIKGQALLIEAMAALPGVTLLIAGRGPEREALAARIVALGLGDRVRLLGALPHDQLPALLAAADVMALPSEREGLANAWVEALACGTPIVISDVGGARELVDRPAAGRLVERTPGAIAGGIRAVLADPRPQAEVAEATKRFTWERNTEALYAHLRGLVG; encoded by the coding sequence ATGCTGCGCGTGCTGACCCTGTCGACGCTCTATCCGGATCGGACCCGGCCGGGCTTCGGCGCCTTCGTCGAGCGGCAGACCGCCCGACTGGCGGCGCATTCCGATATCGAGCTGAAGGTCGCCGCCGGTTTCGCGGTGCCCGCGCTGGGGCTGGGGCGCTTCCACCCGCGCTATCGCGACCTGATCGCCTTGCCCGCGCGCGAGGAGTGGAACGGGATCGACGTGCTGCGCGTGCCCTTCGCGACGCTGCCTATGCTGGGTGGGCGGATCAACCCGTGGAGCCTGGAACGGGGGCTGGTCCCGGTCCTCGACCGGCTGCGCGGCGAATTCGCGTTCGACGTGATCGACGCCGAATTCTTCTATCCCGACGGGCCGGCGGCGGTGGCGCTGGGACGGCGCTATGGCGTGCCGGTGTCGATCAAGGCGCGGGGCAGCGACATCCATCTGTGGGGCGCGATCCCGGCCTGTCGCGCGAAGATCGTCAATGCGGGACGGGCGGCGGACGGGCTGCTGGCGGTATCGGCGGCGCTGCGCGACGATATGATCGGGCTGGGCCTGCCCGGCGAAAAGATCAGCGTCCATCACACCGGGGTCGACCAGGGCATGTTCCGCCCGCAGGACCGGGCGGCGGCGAAGGCGGCGCTCAGCGTGGAGGGGCCGCTGGTCGCCTGTATCGGCAACCTGATTCCGATCAAGGGGCAGGCGCTGCTGATCGAGGCGATGGCGGCCCTGCCCGGCGTCACCCTGCTGATCGCCGGGCGCGGGCCCGAGCGGGAGGCACTGGCGGCCCGAATCGTGGCGTTGGGCCTGGGCGACCGGGTGAGGCTGCTCGGCGCGCTGCCGCATGACCAGCTGCCGGCGCTGCTCGCGGCGGCGGACGTGATGGCGTTGCCGTCGGAGCGCGAGGGGCTGGCGAATGCCTGGGTCGAGGCGCTGGCCTGCGGGACGCCGATCGTGATCAGCGACGTCGGCGGCGCGCGCGAGCTGGTCGACCGGCCGGCGGCGGGACGGCTGGTGGAGCGGACGCCGGGGGCGATCGCCGGAGGGATACGGGCGGTGCTGGCCGATCCGAGGCCGCAGGCGGAGGTGGCAGAGGCGACGAAGCGCTTCACCTGGGAGCGGAATACAGAGGCGCTGTACGCGCACCTGCGGGGGTTGGTCGGATAG
- a CDS encoding outer membrane protein assembly factor BamD, which translates to MLRKATRPIALMIAAALVVPLAGCATGKNKGDTKYVARDVDTLYNAARERLDRHQYKLAAALFDEVERQHPYSVWARRAQLMSAFSYYLARQYTESISSAQRFISIHPGNRDAPYALYLIAVSYYEQIQDVTRDQKLTQQALDALNELIRRYPESRYAADARVKVDLVNDHLAGKEMEIGRFYQRRGDWLASVVRFRTVIDKYQQTSHTPEALMRLTESYLELGIPAEAERSAAVLGHNYPGSKWYEHAYSLIQKKGAANAG; encoded by the coding sequence ATGCTGCGTAAAGCCACCCGTCCGATCGCCTTGATGATCGCCGCCGCCCTCGTCGTTCCGCTGGCCGGCTGCGCCACCGGCAAGAACAAGGGTGACACCAAGTACGTCGCCCGCGACGTGGACACGCTCTACAATGCCGCCAGGGAACGGCTTGACCGGCACCAGTACAAGCTGGCCGCCGCGCTGTTCGACGAGGTCGAGCGCCAGCATCCCTATTCGGTCTGGGCCCGCCGGGCGCAGCTGATGAGCGCCTTTTCCTATTATCTCGCGCGCCAGTACACCGAATCGATCTCCTCGGCGCAGCGCTTCATCTCGATCCACCCGGGCAACCGCGACGCGCCCTATGCGCTCTATCTGATCGCGGTCAGCTATTATGAGCAGATCCAGGACGTCACCCGCGACCAGAAGCTCACTCAGCAGGCGCTCGACGCGCTCAACGAACTGATCCGCCGCTATCCCGAATCGCGCTACGCCGCCGATGCGCGGGTGAAGGTCGATCTGGTCAACGATCACCTCGCCGGCAAGGAGATGGAGATCGGCCGCTTCTACCAGCGGCGCGGCGACTGGCTGGCCTCGGTGGTGCGCTTCCGCACCGTGATCGACAAATATCAGCAGACCAGCCACACGCCCGAGGCGCTGATGCGGCTGACCGAAAGCTATCTGGAGCTCGGCATTCCGGCCGAAGCCGAGCGTTCGGCGGCGGTGCTCGGGCATAATTACCCCGGCAGCAAATGGTATGAGCATGCCTATTCGCTCATCCAGAAGAAGGGCGCCGCCAACGCGGGCTGA
- the fliM gene encoding flagellar motor switch protein FliM → MTRAASSLSGDEVAALMDELSDISFDETVAEEEPKVRQARAIEPYALGQRKDRPVAQLAHLERMNDRIARRLRDVIEPIAQTRTKVDAIPLETRRFDEWQRNQANYVSLNLFRVRPVKGMMMIAIEPGFITNMVDAFYGGTGNGLATKGGEFTPSEQRLRKRLADAVTDVLTRSWGDTYPLQFEYSTHETNADFANMVRPDEAVVVQSFTIKPGMSRSTRIEILYPLAMLQPIEDEIAARAQAGIGGEDVDWKGRLASALDNVALPVRSVLARPEMTVAQLLALKPGDVIPITLSQTVPLLVGNRRFAEGTIGEQDGRAAMMIESLNKDALK, encoded by the coding sequence ATGACGCGTGCAGCTTCCAGTCTTTCGGGCGATGAGGTCGCCGCGCTGATGGATGAGCTCAGCGACATCTCGTTCGACGAGACCGTCGCCGAAGAAGAGCCCAAGGTCCGTCAGGCGCGCGCGATCGAGCCCTATGCGCTCGGCCAGCGCAAGGACCGTCCGGTCGCCCAGCTCGCCCATCTCGAGCGGATGAACGACCGGATCGCGCGGCGCCTGCGCGACGTGATCGAGCCGATCGCCCAGACCCGCACCAAGGTCGACGCCATCCCGCTGGAGACCCGCCGCTTCGACGAGTGGCAGCGCAACCAGGCCAATTATGTCAGCCTCAACCTTTTCCGGGTCCGCCCGGTCAAGGGGATGATGATGATCGCGATCGAGCCGGGCTTCATCACCAACATGGTCGACGCCTTCTACGGCGGCACCGGCAACGGCCTCGCCACCAAGGGCGGTGAGTTCACCCCGTCCGAGCAGCGGCTGCGCAAGCGGCTCGCCGACGCGGTGACCGACGTGCTGACCAGAAGCTGGGGTGATACCTATCCGCTCCAGTTCGAATATTCGACCCACGAGACAAACGCCGATTTCGCCAACATGGTCCGCCCCGACGAGGCCGTGGTGGTGCAGAGCTTCACGATCAAGCCCGGCATGTCGCGCTCGACCCGGATCGAGATTCTCTATCCGCTGGCGATGCTCCAGCCGATCGAGGACGAGATCGCCGCGCGCGCCCAGGCCGGGATCGGTGGCGAGGACGTCGACTGGAAGGGCCGCCTCGCCTCCGCGCTCGACAATGTCGCCCTGCCCGTCCGTTCGGTGCTGGCGCGGCCGGAAATGACGGTGGCGCAGCTGCTGGCGCTCAAGCCCGGCGACGTGATCCCGATCACGCTGTCCCAGACGGTTCCCCTCCTCGTCGGCAACCGCCGCTTCGCCGAAGGCACGATCGGGGAGCAGGACGGCCGCGCGGCGATGATGATCGAAAGCCTCAACAAGGATGCCTTGAAATGA
- the fliN gene encoding flagellar motor switch protein FliN, translating into MTDMSDVPVVPGAMELPAGANYKLLADIPLRLSVEVGSTSLRLAELMDLNSGSVVELDRQANELLDIMVNGTLVAKGEVVTVNGKFGIRVVDVVAADTRLTGIERRQ; encoded by the coding sequence ATGACCGATATGTCCGACGTTCCCGTCGTCCCCGGCGCGATGGAGCTTCCGGCCGGCGCCAATTACAAGCTGCTCGCCGATATCCCGCTGCGGCTGTCGGTCGAGGTCGGCAGCACCTCGCTGCGCCTCGCCGAGCTGATGGACCTCAATTCGGGCAGCGTGGTCGAGCTCGACCGCCAGGCCAATGAGCTGCTCGACATCATGGTCAACGGCACCCTCGTCGCGAAGGGCGAGGTAGTGACAGTGAACGGAAAGTTCGGCATCAGGGTGGTCGACGTGGTCGCCGCCGATACGCGGCTAACGGGAATCGAACGCCGCCAATGA
- a CDS encoding flagellar biosynthetic protein FliO: protein MTDYLLRLLLLVPLVAGLAYGSLWLWRKLQPGIAIGNRQRALKIVDAIPMGATGRLAVVEFANRHILVSVSRGRIEKLAEAPADGAFVLPDEDG from the coding sequence ATGACCGATTATCTGTTGCGATTGCTGCTGCTGGTCCCGCTGGTCGCGGGGCTCGCCTATGGATCGCTGTGGCTCTGGCGCAAGCTCCAGCCCGGCATCGCGATCGGCAACAGGCAAAGGGCGCTCAAGATCGTCGATGCGATCCCGATGGGCGCCACCGGCCGGCTCGCCGTGGTCGAATTCGCCAACCGCCACATCCTCGTCTCCGTCTCGCGCGGCCGGATCGAGAAGCTGGCGGAGGCGCCAGCCGACGGGGCGTTCGTCCTGCCGGACGAGGATGGTTGA
- the dxs gene encoding 1-deoxy-D-xylulose-5-phosphate synthase — MSDRPVTPLLDTVNTPEDLRRLKHADLRQLADELRAEMISAVSVTGGHLGAGLGVVELTAAIHYVFDTPRDVLIWDVGHQAYPHKILTGRRDRIRTLRQPGGLSGFTKRSESEYDPFGAAHSSTSISAALGFAVANKLAGEPGRAIAVIGDGAMSAGMAYEAMNNAKQAGNRLIVILNDNDMSIAPPVGALSAYLAKIVSSGPFLSMRGFAKRVAQKLPRPIHDFAKRSEEYARGMATGGTLFEELGFYYVGPVDGHNLDHLLPVLENVRDSDHGPILIHVVTNKGKGYAPAEAAADKYHGVQKFDVVSGEQAKAPPGPPSYTGVFAKALVAEATRDDRICAITAAMPSGTGLDKFEAAFPDRHFDVGIAEQHAVTFAAGLAAQGYRPFCAIYSTFLQRAYDQVVHDVAIQNLPVRFAIDRAGLVGADGSTHAGSFDVTYLATLPNMVVMAAADEAELVHMVHTAALHDSGPIALRYPRGNGTGVALPTVPERLEIGKGRLVREGKTVAILSLGTRLAEAERAADQLEALGLSTTVADLRFAKPLDEALIEKLLTSHDVAVTIEEGAIGGLGAHVLTLASDHGLIDNGLKLRTMRLPDIFQEHDKPEKQYAEAGLDAESIVGTVLAALHRNNKGQVESA; from the coding sequence ATGAGTGACCGTCCCGTAACCCCGCTTCTCGACACTGTGAATACGCCCGAAGATCTGCGGCGCCTGAAGCACGCGGATCTGCGCCAGTTGGCGGACGAACTGCGCGCCGAGATGATCTCGGCGGTGTCGGTGACGGGCGGGCATCTCGGCGCGGGGCTCGGCGTGGTCGAGCTGACCGCCGCGATCCACTATGTGTTCGATACGCCGCGCGACGTGCTGATCTGGGACGTCGGCCACCAGGCCTATCCGCACAAGATCCTGACCGGCCGGCGCGACCGCATCCGAACGCTGCGCCAGCCGGGCGGGCTGTCGGGCTTCACCAAGCGCTCCGAGAGCGAATATGATCCGTTCGGGGCGGCGCACAGCTCCACCTCGATCTCGGCGGCGCTGGGCTTCGCGGTCGCCAACAAGCTGGCCGGCGAGCCGGGCCGCGCCATCGCGGTGATCGGCGACGGCGCGATGTCGGCGGGCATGGCCTATGAGGCGATGAACAACGCCAAGCAGGCGGGCAACCGGCTGATCGTGATCCTGAACGACAACGACATGTCGATCGCGCCGCCGGTGGGAGCGCTGTCGGCCTATCTCGCCAAGATCGTGTCGTCGGGACCCTTCCTGTCGATGCGCGGCTTCGCCAAGCGGGTGGCGCAGAAGCTGCCCCGGCCGATCCACGATTTCGCCAAGCGTTCCGAGGAATATGCGCGCGGCATGGCGACTGGCGGGACGCTCTTCGAGGAACTCGGCTTCTATTATGTCGGCCCGGTCGACGGCCATAATCTGGACCATCTGCTGCCCGTGCTGGAAAATGTCCGCGACAGCGACCATGGCCCGATTCTGATCCATGTCGTCACCAACAAGGGCAAGGGCTATGCCCCGGCCGAGGCGGCCGCCGACAAATATCATGGCGTCCAGAAGTTCGATGTCGTCTCGGGCGAGCAGGCCAAGGCACCGCCCGGGCCGCCGAGCTATACCGGCGTCTTCGCCAAGGCGCTGGTCGCCGAGGCGACACGCGACGACCGGATCTGTGCGATCACCGCCGCGATGCCCTCGGGCACCGGGCTCGACAAGTTCGAGGCGGCCTTCCCCGACCGGCATTTCGACGTCGGCATCGCCGAGCAGCATGCGGTGACCTTCGCGGCGGGGCTGGCGGCGCAGGGCTATCGGCCGTTCTGCGCGATCTATTCGACCTTCCTGCAGCGCGCCTATGACCAGGTCGTCCATGACGTGGCGATCCAGAATCTGCCCGTCCGCTTTGCGATCGACCGCGCGGGCCTGGTCGGCGCCGACGGATCGACCCATGCCGGCAGCTTCGACGTCACCTATCTGGCGACGCTGCCGAACATGGTGGTGATGGCGGCGGCCGATGAGGCCGAACTGGTCCATATGGTCCACACCGCCGCGCTGCACGACAGCGGCCCTATCGCGCTGCGCTATCCGCGCGGCAACGGCACCGGCGTGGCACTGCCGACGGTTCCCGAGCGGCTGGAGATCGGCAAGGGCCGGCTGGTGCGCGAGGGCAAGACCGTAGCCATCCTCTCGCTCGGCACCCGGCTGGCCGAAGCCGAGCGCGCCGCCGACCAGCTGGAGGCGCTGGGCCTGTCGACGACCGTCGCCGACCTGCGCTTCGCCAAGCCGCTCGACGAGGCGCTGATCGAGAAGCTGCTGACGTCGCACGACGTGGCGGTGACGATCGAGGAGGGCGCGATAGGCGGCCTCGGCGCGCATGTGCTGACGCTCGCCTCCGACCATGGACTGATCGACAACGGTCTGAAGCTGCGCACCATGCGCCTGCCCGATATCTTCCAGGAGCATGACAAGCCCGAGAAGCAATATGCCGAGGCGGGGCTGGATGCCGAGTCGATCGTCGGCACGGTGCTGGCGGCGCTGCACCGGAACAATAAGGGGCAGGTGGAAAGCGCCTGA
- a CDS encoding Fur family transcriptional regulator, with the protein MATAHDHKLHHGDSLADAAQRAFERAGEQWTPMRAEIFAALSEARRPASAYDLAEAVSKSTGRRVAANSVYRILDVFVAANLARRVESANAYIVNAHPDCEHDCIFLVCDSCGKVGHVDDDQLSGAVRRAAEKAGFSNLRPVIEVKGSCAECSEGDAA; encoded by the coding sequence ATGGCCACCGCGCACGACCACAAGCTCCACCACGGCGATTCGCTTGCCGACGCCGCGCAGCGCGCCTTCGAGCGGGCGGGCGAGCAGTGGACGCCGATGCGCGCCGAGATCTTCGCCGCGCTGAGCGAGGCGCGCAGGCCGGCTTCCGCCTATGACCTGGCGGAGGCGGTGTCGAAGTCGACCGGGCGGCGGGTCGCGGCCAACAGCGTCTATCGTATCCTCGATGTGTTCGTGGCCGCCAATCTCGCCCGCCGGGTGGAAAGCGCCAACGCCTATATCGTCAACGCCCATCCCGACTGCGAGCATGACTGCATCTTCCTGGTCTGCGACAGCTGCGGCAAGGTGGGCCATGTCGACGACGACCAGCTCTCGGGCGCGGTGCGCAGGGCGGCGGAAAAGGCGGGCTTTTCGAACCTGCGCCCGGTGATCGAGGTGAAGGGTAGTTGCGCGGAATGTTCCGAGGGTGACGCCGCCTGA
- a CDS encoding MerC domain-containing protein: protein MVVTRSTSARDLFDRLAIGLSALCFVHCAASVVLVTLLATAGGALLHPAIHEVGLGFAILLAIIGLGRGFVQHRKRVPMVLGTLGIALMAAALSVPHGVGEAAFTMLGVSCVAIAHMLNRRANIL from the coding sequence ATGGTGGTGACTCGTTCGACATCTGCACGCGACCTGTTCGACCGGCTGGCCATCGGCCTGTCGGCGCTGTGCTTCGTGCATTGCGCGGCAAGCGTGGTGCTGGTCACGCTGCTCGCGACCGCGGGTGGCGCGCTGCTCCATCCGGCGATCCACGAGGTCGGTCTGGGCTTCGCGATCCTGCTGGCGATCATCGGGCTCGGCCGCGGTTTTGTGCAGCATCGCAAGCGGGTGCCGATGGTGCTCGGCACGCTCGGCATCGCGCTGATGGCGGCCGCGCTCAGCGTGCCGCACGGCGTGGGCGAGGCGGCCTTCACCATGCTGGGCGTCAGCTGCGTCGCGATCGCCCATATGCTCAACCGGCGCGCCAACATCCTCTGA
- a CDS encoding long-chain fatty acid--CoA ligase, with the protein MLLGGMQDWPLRVSTIIDHAATAYGRQEVVTRTVEGPIHRTDYATIAGRARRVSAALQRMGVGIGDRIATLAWNTYRHIELWYGIAGAGAVYHTVNPRLSEDQIAWIVNDAEDRMIFTDLCFVPLLEKLHDRVGGDRPVVVLTDRANMPDSPLDLLCYEELIAAEEPGFAWIEVPETAPVGLCYTSGTTGAPKGVLYTHRSNVLHSLTTSAADVLGFRSRSVIMPVVPMFHANAWAIAFSAPMAGAKLVMPGQRLDGPSLCDLIEQEGVTCTAGVPTVWIGLIDEMRRRAFRSETLERIIVGGSACPEWMMESLEREFGLDVVHAWGMTEMSPVGSFGLHKPGMAALDAAARRKLQLKQGAAFYGVEMRILDPEGRELPWDGVSAGRLQVRGCSVVREYFKGAGGDILDAEGWFDTGDLATIDDYGYMQVTDRTKDVIKSGGEWISSVDLENQASGHEEVVEAAAIGIPDDKWGERPLVAAIRTPGSDLCAERLRDWLRPRIARWWLPEQIIFVDSLPHTATGKLDKVTLRRMHAEGRLGTPARS; encoded by the coding sequence ATGCTGCTGGGTGGGATGCAGGACTGGCCGCTCAGGGTCTCGACGATCATCGATCATGCCGCGACCGCCTATGGCCGGCAGGAGGTGGTCACCCGCACCGTCGAAGGACCGATCCACCGCACCGACTATGCCACCATCGCCGGGCGGGCGCGGCGTGTCTCGGCCGCGCTTCAGCGGATGGGGGTCGGGATCGGCGACCGGATCGCGACGCTCGCCTGGAACACCTACCGCCATATCGAGCTGTGGTACGGCATTGCCGGCGCGGGGGCCGTCTATCACACCGTCAATCCGCGCCTCTCCGAAGATCAGATCGCGTGGATCGTCAACGACGCCGAAGACCGGATGATCTTCACCGACCTGTGCTTCGTGCCGCTGCTGGAAAAGCTGCACGACCGGGTGGGGGGCGACAGGCCGGTGGTGGTCCTGACCGATCGGGCGAACATGCCCGACTCGCCGCTCGACCTGCTCTGCTACGAGGAGCTCATCGCCGCCGAGGAGCCGGGCTTCGCCTGGATCGAGGTGCCTGAAACCGCGCCGGTCGGGCTCTGCTACACCTCGGGCACGACGGGCGCGCCCAAGGGGGTGCTCTACACCCATCGCTCGAACGTGCTCCATTCGCTTACCACATCGGCCGCCGACGTGCTGGGCTTCCGCTCCCGCAGCGTGATCATGCCGGTGGTGCCGATGTTCCATGCCAATGCCTGGGCGATCGCCTTTTCCGCGCCGATGGCGGGCGCCAAGCTGGTGATGCCGGGCCAGCGCCTGGACGGCCCCAGTCTGTGCGACCTGATCGAGCAGGAGGGCGTCACCTGCACCGCCGGGGTGCCCACCGTCTGGATCGGCCTGATCGACGAGATGCGCCGTCGCGCCTTCCGTTCCGAGACGCTGGAGCGAATCATCGTCGGCGGATCGGCCTGCCCGGAGTGGATGATGGAATCGCTGGAGCGGGAATTCGGCCTGGACGTCGTCCATGCGTGGGGAATGACCGAGATGAGCCCGGTGGGGTCGTTCGGGCTTCACAAGCCCGGCATGGCAGCGCTCGACGCCGCCGCGCGGCGCAAACTTCAACTGAAGCAGGGCGCGGCTTTCTACGGTGTCGAGATGCGGATCCTCGATCCGGAAGGACGCGAACTCCCGTGGGACGGGGTGTCCGCCGGGCGGCTCCAGGTGCGCGGCTGTTCGGTGGTGCGTGAATATTTCAAGGGCGCGGGCGGCGATATCCTCGATGCCGAAGGCTGGTTCGATACCGGCGACCTCGCGACCATCGACGACTATGGCTATATGCAGGTCACCGACCGGACCAAGGACGTGATCAAGTCGGGCGGCGAGTGGATATCGTCGGTCGATCTCGAAAATCAGGCGTCCGGCCATGAGGAGGTGGTGGAGGCCGCCGCGATCGGTATCCCCGACGACAAATGGGGCGAGCGCCCGCTGGTCGCGGCCATCAGGACGCCGGGCAGCGATCTCTGCGCCGAGCGCCTGCGCGACTGGCTGCGCCCCCGTATCGCCCGCTGGTGGCTGCCCGAGCAGATCATATTCGTCGACTCGCTGCCGCACACCGCCACCGGCAAGCTCGACAAGGTGACGCTGCGCAGGATGCACGCCGAGGGGCGGCTCGGGACGCCAGCGCGTTCCTAG
- the mobA gene encoding molybdenum cofactor guanylyltransferase translates to MSRLGAVIAGGRSSRFGTDKAEALWQGRPLIDHAIDALRPFVDEIVVCGRAHGGLPVLADRPAPDMGPLGGINAALHHGRERGDGIVLTVGCDTPLLPAALFERLIAAGGPAYVAQLPLIGCWPTYLATGLDGFLASDAKHAIRAWAALAGAEAIDWPGLANINEPGDLAALPSTSFPRKRESMDGGPQEP, encoded by the coding sequence ATGAGCCGGCTGGGCGCGGTGATCGCCGGCGGCCGGTCGAGCCGCTTCGGAACGGACAAGGCCGAGGCGCTGTGGCAGGGCCGGCCGCTGATCGACCATGCGATCGACGCGCTGCGCCCGTTCGTCGACGAGATCGTGGTCTGCGGGCGCGCGCATGGCGGGCTGCCGGTGCTTGCCGACCGTCCGGCCCCCGATATGGGACCGCTTGGCGGGATCAATGCGGCGCTCCACCATGGGCGGGAGCGGGGCGATGGCATCGTCCTGACCGTGGGGTGCGACACGCCGCTGCTGCCCGCCGCGCTGTTCGAGCGGCTGATCGCAGCCGGCGGACCCGCCTATGTCGCGCAGCTGCCACTGATCGGTTGCTGGCCGACCTACCTCGCCACGGGGCTCGACGGCTTCCTCGCCAGCGACGCCAAGCATGCGATCCGCGCCTGGGCGGCGCTGGCGGGGGCGGAGGCGATCGACTGGCCGGGCCTGGCCAATATCAACGAGCCCGGGGATCTGGCCGCGCTCCCATCCACGTCATTCCCGCGAAAGCGGGAATCCATGGATGGCGGCCCGCAAGAGCCTTGA